One window from the genome of [Mycobacterium] stephanolepidis encodes:
- a CDS encoding cytochrome c biogenesis CcdA family protein: MARAVIATVVMAAGFVAVFTVFGLLTVSVASVVQRYLPFVTVVFGIGLVILGLWLLSGRDIIALMPKVLDANAPTTRLGSMFGYGVGYAVASLSCTIGPFLAVTSTTFESGSLFDGVMVYLAYASGITLVVGTLAVSTALASTVLLNAMRRALPYLNRISGAILLVVGAYVGYYGSYEVRLFHANGNPDDPIINAAGKIQRTISGWVYLHGAWPWLFILGLVAVGAAIWWRNTAKE, translated from the coding sequence GTGGCTCGCGCGGTCATCGCCACCGTGGTGATGGCGGCCGGGTTCGTCGCGGTCTTCACCGTTTTCGGGTTGTTGACGGTGTCGGTGGCATCCGTGGTGCAGCGGTATCTGCCGTTTGTGACAGTGGTCTTCGGAATCGGTTTGGTGATCCTCGGTCTGTGGCTCTTGTCCGGCCGCGACATCATCGCGCTTATGCCCAAGGTGCTGGATGCGAACGCCCCCACCACCCGGCTGGGCTCCATGTTCGGCTACGGCGTGGGATACGCGGTGGCCTCGTTGTCCTGCACCATCGGCCCCTTCCTGGCAGTCACCAGCACCACCTTTGAAAGCGGCTCCCTATTCGACGGTGTCATGGTCTATCTGGCGTACGCCTCCGGCATCACCCTCGTGGTGGGCACGCTGGCCGTGTCCACCGCGTTGGCAAGCACGGTGCTACTGAACGCCATGCGGCGCGCACTGCCCTATCTGAATCGGATCAGTGGCGCCATCCTTCTCGTGGTCGGCGCCTACGTGGGCTATTACGGCAGCTATGAGGTCAGGCTGTTCCACGCCAACGGCAACCCCGATGACCCGATCATCAACGCGGCCGGGAAGATTCAGCGCACGATCTCAGGCTGGGTGTATCTGCACGGCGCCTGGCCGTGGTTGTTCATCCTCGGGTTGGTGGCGGTCGGCGCGGCTATTTGGTGGCGCAATACTGCGAAGGAATAG
- a CDS encoding limonene-1,2-epoxide hydrolase family protein: MAFLEDRMSGGHPSNAHPHVELVKDAFATMATLDLDGYLKFFSDDVEHVLAPVPKIKGKESLRSALARGFRACVSGLTVSPLSVVQQGDAVISDRIDIAKLGPLWVRFRIKATMKFVDDKVVFWRDSIDYLSLIGWSLRGVVGIIIPPLRPQPPAAG, translated from the coding sequence ATGGCATTTCTAGAGGATCGAATGAGCGGCGGGCACCCGTCGAACGCGCACCCACACGTGGAGCTGGTGAAGGACGCCTTCGCCACGATGGCGACTCTGGATCTCGACGGCTATCTGAAGTTCTTCTCAGATGACGTCGAGCACGTGCTCGCACCCGTTCCGAAGATCAAGGGCAAGGAGAGTCTCAGGTCTGCCTTGGCGCGGGGCTTTCGGGCATGCGTTTCCGGACTCACCGTGTCACCACTGAGTGTCGTGCAGCAGGGCGACGCCGTGATCAGTGACCGCATCGACATCGCCAAGCTAGGCCCCTTGTGGGTGCGGTTCCGGATCAAAGCCACCATGAAGTTTGTCGACGACAAGGTCGTCTTCTGGCGCGACAGCATCGACTATCTCAGCCTCATAGGGTGGAGTTTGCGTGGCGTTGTCGGCATCATCATTCCGCCACTGCGCCCGCAACCACCGGCCGCCGGGTAG
- a CDS encoding [protein-PII] uridylyltransferase, whose translation MGAATDLVAARAQLLGDSGRLNAGAIREAMTDLNELWLTTKAAEVGITDSSGFAIVALGGLGRREMLPHSDLDLVLLHDENISTETLSDVADGLWYPLWDANIRLDHSVRTVADTLHVAGQEMSAALSLLDARHIAGDAQLSSLMIGGVRQQWRSQIRTRLDELIEYTQARWRRSGEIAHRAEPDLKSGRGGLRDVQLLRALAIAQLTDSGLAKSFDGAHSVILDVRTELHRVAGRERDQLLAQFADEIGAALRIGDRFDLARMLSDAARTISYSVDVGLRTAVNSIPRRGISVLRRTVRRPLDEGVVEHAGEVVLARDARPERDPSLILRVAAASATTGLPISSSTLSRLAESAPELRAPWPREALKDLLVLLEAGPHAVATIEALDRTGLWGRLFPEWGPVRDLPPRDIVHIWTVDRHLVETVAQASAFTTRVSRPDLLVLGALVHDIGKGRGGDHSVVGADLAVQIGTRLGLWPSDVDLLSRIVRYHLLLPNTATRRDLGDPETIDTVVNTLGGDLLLLELLQQLAEADSLATGPGVWGDWKASLIGELVRKCRMVMRGEPLPEPDPIDPELLSLAADGGVQVRLVPAGSPHMYTVSMIAPDQRGLLSKAAGVLSLNSLRVFSASVASHAGSAINTFEVSPRFGSPPAAGLLRQQLISAIDGDTDIIATLDERERESAQFSTGLVGDATPAVPTNYAPAPPRIRWFEPAGNFDQQIVEIRTSDAPGLLARITATLERHGVDIAWARVNTLGSSVVDTFCLSTGPEQAVLEAAIASVLPVAAPEPKKAAS comes from the coding sequence ATGGGCGCCGCAACGGACCTCGTGGCCGCCAGGGCGCAGCTGCTCGGTGATAGCGGCCGGTTGAATGCCGGCGCGATCCGTGAGGCGATGACCGACCTCAACGAGCTTTGGCTGACAACCAAGGCCGCTGAGGTCGGCATCACCGACTCCAGTGGATTCGCCATCGTGGCACTCGGTGGGCTTGGTCGTCGCGAGATGCTGCCGCACTCGGACTTGGATTTGGTGCTGCTGCACGACGAGAACATCTCGACGGAGACCCTCAGTGACGTCGCGGACGGCCTGTGGTACCCGTTGTGGGACGCCAATATTCGGCTCGACCACAGTGTCCGCACGGTGGCCGACACCCTGCATGTCGCCGGACAGGAGATGTCGGCGGCATTGTCGCTGCTCGATGCCAGGCATATAGCCGGGGACGCGCAGTTGTCCAGCCTGATGATCGGGGGCGTACGCCAGCAATGGCGTTCGCAGATCCGGACACGACTCGATGAGCTGATCGAGTACACGCAGGCACGATGGCGGCGCAGCGGCGAGATCGCACATCGGGCCGAACCCGATCTGAAGTCCGGACGCGGCGGTCTGCGCGATGTTCAGCTACTTCGGGCGCTCGCCATCGCCCAGCTCACCGATAGTGGGCTGGCGAAGTCGTTCGACGGCGCCCATTCGGTCATCTTGGATGTGCGCACCGAATTGCATCGGGTCGCCGGACGGGAGCGCGATCAGCTGCTGGCCCAGTTCGCTGACGAGATCGGGGCGGCGCTGCGTATCGGCGATCGGTTCGACCTGGCCCGGATGCTGTCGGACGCGGCCCGCACCATCAGCTACTCGGTCGATGTAGGGCTGCGGACCGCCGTTAATTCGATTCCCCGACGCGGTATTTCGGTACTGCGGCGCACGGTCCGACGTCCGCTCGACGAGGGCGTGGTGGAGCACGCCGGCGAGGTGGTGCTAGCTCGCGATGCTCGTCCAGAACGCGACCCGTCGCTGATCCTGCGGGTGGCGGCGGCCTCGGCGACCACTGGACTGCCGATCTCCTCGTCCACGCTGAGTCGTCTTGCCGAATCGGCACCCGAGCTTCGTGCACCGTGGCCTCGGGAGGCGCTCAAGGATTTGTTGGTACTTCTGGAGGCGGGTCCGCATGCGGTCGCCACCATTGAGGCGCTGGATCGAACCGGGTTGTGGGGCAGGCTCTTCCCCGAATGGGGGCCGGTCCGCGACCTGCCGCCGCGCGACATCGTGCACATCTGGACGGTCGACAGGCATCTTGTCGAAACAGTTGCGCAGGCGAGCGCCTTCACCACCAGGGTGTCTCGCCCCGATCTGCTGGTTCTCGGTGCGCTGGTGCACGACATCGGCAAGGGGCGCGGCGGTGACCACAGCGTTGTCGGTGCGGATTTGGCCGTGCAGATCGGTACCCGGCTGGGACTGTGGCCGTCCGATGTGGACTTGCTGTCCAGGATCGTGCGTTATCACCTGCTGCTGCCCAACACCGCCACCCGGCGCGATCTCGGCGACCCGGAAACCATTGACACCGTGGTCAATACGCTCGGGGGCGATCTGCTGCTCCTGGAGCTGTTGCAGCAACTCGCGGAGGCAGACTCGCTGGCCACCGGTCCTGGGGTGTGGGGCGACTGGAAGGCGTCGCTGATCGGGGAGCTGGTGCGCAAATGCCGGATGGTGATGCGTGGTGAACCGCTGCCCGAACCTGATCCCATTGATCCGGAACTGCTTTCGCTGGCGGCAGATGGTGGGGTTCAGGTGCGTCTGGTGCCCGCGGGATCACCCCACATGTACACCGTGAGCATGATTGCGCCCGATCAACGTGGGCTGCTCTCCAAGGCCGCCGGGGTGCTGTCGCTGAATTCGTTGCGGGTGTTCTCGGCCTCGGTGGCCAGCCACGCCGGTTCAGCCATCAACACCTTCGAGGTGTCGCCGCGGTTCGGTTCACCTCCGGCCGCGGGGCTGCTGCGCCAGCAGCTGATCTCCGCTATCGACGGCGATACCGACATCATCGCGACGCTCGATGAGCGCGAACGCGAGTCAGCGCAGTTCTCCACCGGCCTTGTCGGGGATGCGACACCTGCGGTTCCCACCAATTACGCACCTGCGCCGCCGCGCATCCGCTGGTTCGAGCCCGCGGGGAATTTCGACCAGCAGATCGTGGAGATCCGCACCTCCGATGCGCCCGGGCTGCTGGCGCGCATCACCGCGACCCTGGAGCGACACGGCGTGGACATCGCATGGGCCAGGGTCAACACCCTCGGTTCCTCGGTGGTCGACACCTTCTGTCTCAGCACCGGTCCCGAGCAGGCAGTGTTGGAGGCGGCCATCGCCTCGGTGTTGCCTGTGGCCGCACCCGAGCCGAAGAAGGCCGCCAGCTAG
- the ftsY gene encoding signal recognition particle-docking protein FtsY → MWIAIAIVAVVVFAALVFGLVRYRSRRISLTRSDTNTGITEGATPADRSGGYSAGSTITFSEGGAQATPVPSVGDDAEVPRDAPRRTISNVQLPELAPEPVPQPEPVAAPEPEPEAVAEPEPEPEPEPEPEPEPEPGAVLDEIAPVAGRLDRLRGRLASSQNAVGRGLLGLLGAGDLDEESWEEVEDTLLIADLGTAVTTSIVDRLRSEMAARSVRTEAQARALLREVLIDELRPDLDRSIKALPHNEKPSVLLIVGVNGTGKTTTVGKLARVLVADGRRVVLGAADTFRAAAADQLQAWGQRVGAQVVRGAEGADPASVAFDAVDAGIREGADVVVIDTAGRLHTKTGLMDELGKIKRVVERRAEVDEVLLVLDSTIGQNGLAQARVFADVVDITGVALTKLDGTAKGGIVFHVQRELGVPVKLVGLGEGPDDLAPFEPPAFVDALLG, encoded by the coding sequence GTGTGGATTGCCATTGCGATCGTCGCCGTCGTGGTTTTTGCCGCATTGGTCTTCGGACTGGTGCGTTACCGCTCCCGTCGTATCAGCCTGACACGTTCCGACACAAACACGGGGATCACCGAGGGCGCCACACCGGCCGACCGTTCCGGCGGATACAGCGCCGGCTCCACCATCACCTTCAGTGAGGGCGGAGCGCAGGCAACTCCCGTGCCCAGTGTGGGTGATGACGCCGAAGTGCCGCGGGACGCGCCGCGGCGCACCATCTCCAATGTTCAGCTGCCCGAACTCGCACCTGAACCGGTACCGCAGCCCGAGCCCGTCGCGGCACCCGAACCGGAGCCCGAGGCTGTCGCCGAACCAGAACCAGAACCAGAACCAGAACCAGAACCAGAACCAGAACCCGAACCCGGGGCGGTGCTCGATGAGATCGCGCCGGTGGCGGGACGTCTCGATCGATTGCGGGGACGGCTGGCCAGTTCGCAGAACGCTGTGGGTCGGGGCCTACTGGGCCTGCTGGGGGCGGGAGACCTCGACGAGGAATCGTGGGAGGAGGTCGAGGACACCCTGCTGATCGCCGATCTGGGCACCGCGGTCACCACGTCGATCGTGGACAGGCTGCGCAGCGAGATGGCCGCGCGCAGCGTGCGCACCGAGGCACAGGCGCGGGCCCTGCTGCGCGAGGTGCTCATCGACGAGCTGCGGCCCGACCTCGACCGGTCCATCAAGGCGCTGCCGCACAACGAGAAACCTTCGGTGCTTCTCATCGTCGGGGTGAACGGGACGGGTAAGACCACCACCGTCGGCAAGCTGGCCCGGGTGCTGGTCGCTGACGGTCGCCGGGTGGTGCTCGGGGCCGCGGACACCTTCCGTGCCGCAGCAGCCGACCAGTTGCAGGCCTGGGGGCAGCGCGTGGGTGCTCAGGTAGTGCGGGGTGCCGAGGGAGCCGATCCCGCCTCGGTCGCTTTCGACGCCGTCGACGCGGGGATCCGCGAGGGTGCCGATGTGGTGGTGATCGATACCGCCGGACGCCTTCACACAAAGACCGGCCTCATGGATGAGCTGGGCAAGATCAAACGTGTCGTGGAACGGCGCGCCGAGGTCGACGAGGTGCTGCTGGTTCTCGATTCCACGATTGGGCAGAACGGCTTGGCGCAGGCCCGGGTGTTCGCTGACGTGGTAGACATCACCGGGGTGGCACTCACCAAACTCGACGGAACGGCCAAGGGCGGCATTGTTTTTCACGTGCAGCGTGAACTTGGCGTGCCGGTGAAGCTAGTTGGCCTGGGGGAGGGGCCCGACGATCTGGCTCCATTCGAGCCCCCGGCCTTCGTCGACGCCCTGCTGGGGTAA
- a CDS encoding ammonium transporter, protein MPLVDGFPTFGVPNTGDTAWMLASAALVLLMTPGLAFFYGGMVRAKNVLNMIMMSISAMGLVTVLWVLYGYSLAFGNDVSGLFGNPAQFFGLKGLIGGNAAEAVIADPANGIEAAEVVNIPLVGTIPATVFVAFQLMFAIITVALISGAVADRLKFGSWLLFAGLWVTIVYFPVAHWVFAFDGAAAEKGGWIANQLKAIDFAGGTAVHINAGTAGLVLALILGKRKGWPGTPMRPHNLPFVMLGAGLLWFGWYGFNAGSATSSNGLAGSTFVTTTVATAAAMLGWLLTERIRDGHATSLGAASGIVAGLVAITPSCSSVNVAGALAIGVIAGILCALAVGLKYKLGFDDSLDVVGVHLVGGIVGTLLIGLFAAPETGAAVAGLFYGGGLEQLWRQALGAGAVLLYSAIGTAIVALIVKYTIGLRISDEGEAAGADESQHAEGAYDFVALGSGSIIGRHSSGREE, encoded by the coding sequence ATGCCGCTAGTGGATGGTTTCCCGACATTTGGTGTCCCGAACACCGGAGACACTGCGTGGATGCTGGCCAGTGCCGCGTTGGTGTTGTTGATGACACCGGGCCTGGCCTTCTTCTACGGCGGCATGGTCCGCGCGAAGAACGTGCTCAACATGATCATGATGAGCATCAGTGCGATGGGCCTGGTGACAGTGCTCTGGGTGCTGTATGGGTACTCGTTGGCGTTCGGTAACGATGTGTCGGGGTTGTTCGGTAACCCGGCGCAGTTCTTCGGTCTGAAGGGTCTTATCGGCGGTAATGCTGCTGAGGCCGTGATCGCCGATCCGGCTAATGGGATCGAGGCGGCCGAGGTTGTCAATATCCCGTTGGTGGGCACGATTCCCGCGACGGTGTTCGTGGCTTTTCAGTTGATGTTCGCCATCATCACCGTGGCGCTGATTTCCGGTGCGGTGGCCGATCGGTTGAAGTTCGGGTCGTGGCTGTTGTTCGCGGGTTTGTGGGTCACGATCGTGTATTTCCCGGTTGCGCATTGGGTTTTCGCGTTCGATGGTGCCGCTGCTGAGAAGGGTGGGTGGATTGCCAATCAGCTCAAGGCAATTGACTTTGCCGGTGGTACCGCGGTGCATATCAATGCCGGTACCGCGGGTCTGGTGTTGGCGCTGATCTTGGGTAAGCGCAAGGGGTGGCCCGGCACGCCGATGCGCCCGCATAACCTGCCGTTTGTGATGCTCGGTGCTGGTCTGTTGTGGTTCGGCTGGTATGGGTTCAACGCCGGGTCGGCAACGAGCTCTAATGGTTTGGCGGGATCGACGTTTGTGACCACCACGGTGGCCACCGCCGCGGCGATGCTGGGCTGGCTGCTCACCGAGCGTATTCGGGACGGGCATGCGACCTCGTTGGGTGCGGCCTCGGGAATTGTGGCGGGTTTGGTGGCCATCACACCGTCGTGCTCGTCGGTGAATGTGGCTGGCGCCCTTGCCATTGGCGTCATCGCCGGGATCTTGTGCGCGCTGGCGGTGGGGCTGAAGTACAAGTTAGGATTTGATGACTCGTTGGATGTTGTCGGTGTGCACCTGGTCGGTGGAATCGTCGGCACGTTGCTCATCGGGTTGTTCGCCGCGCCCGAGACCGGTGCGGCCGTGGCCGGTCTGTTCTACGGCGGCGGACTAGAACAGTTGTGGCGCCAAGCCCTTGGCGCCGGGGCGGTTCTGCTCTATTCGGCAATAGGCACCGCTATCGTTGCACTCATCGTGAAGTACACCATTGGCCTGCGCATCAGCGACGAGGGAGAAGCGGCCGGAGCCGACGAATCCCAACACGCTGAAGGCGCATACGACTTTGTCGCACTGGGAAGTGGTTCGATCATCGGCCGCCACAGCAGCGGCAGGGAGGAATGA
- a CDS encoding P-II family nitrogen regulator, which yields MKLVTAIVKPFTLEDVKTGLEQAGILGMTVSEVQGYGRQKGHTEVYRGAEYSVDFVPKVRVEVVVDDSAVDKVVEVIVTAARTGKIGDGKVWVSPVDSVVRVRTGERGADAL from the coding sequence ATGAAGCTGGTCACCGCGATCGTCAAACCGTTCACGCTGGAAGATGTCAAGACTGGCCTGGAGCAGGCGGGCATCCTCGGCATGACGGTCAGCGAGGTGCAGGGCTACGGCCGGCAGAAGGGCCACACCGAGGTGTACCGCGGCGCTGAGTACTCGGTGGACTTCGTGCCGAAGGTTCGTGTCGAGGTAGTGGTAGACGACAGCGCTGTCGACAAGGTGGTGGAGGTCATCGTGACCGCCGCACGCACCGGCAAGATCGGCGACGGCAAAGTCTGGGTGAGCCCCGTTGACTCGGTGGTGCGGGTGCGCACCGGCGAGCGGGGCGCGGATGCCCTCTAA
- a CDS encoding TIGR03620 family F420-dependent LLM class oxidoreductase: protein MTTPEFAPYGFFTHYATVDADLLRAVENLGFDTAWLGGSPPADLPWVDPLLSATERIRIVTAIVNIWSAPAREAGQSWQRIQAAHPGRFILGIGAGHPEVDSGVVYKPYSGLVDYLDVLDDAGVPREGRGLAALAEKSLKLAADRSALAHPYLTPPSHTRWARELLGPGAIIVPEQKVVLTTDPDEARAIGRQALDLYLGLTNYLTMLERFAGSKEDLVKPGSDKLVDSLVAYGTPEQIAARLQEHRDAGATQVAIQVLGDPAKRAETLSVLARGLGL from the coding sequence GTGACCACACCGGAGTTCGCCCCGTACGGATTCTTCACTCACTACGCGACGGTCGACGCCGACCTGCTGCGGGCCGTCGAGAATCTTGGCTTTGATACCGCGTGGCTGGGCGGTTCGCCCCCTGCCGATCTGCCATGGGTAGATCCACTGCTCTCCGCCACCGAGCGGATCAGGATCGTGACCGCGATCGTGAACATCTGGTCGGCGCCCGCCCGGGAAGCCGGCCAATCATGGCAGCGCATTCAGGCCGCTCACCCGGGACGTTTCATTCTCGGTATCGGTGCCGGTCATCCCGAGGTCGATAGCGGAGTCGTCTACAAGCCGTACTCCGGACTCGTCGACTATCTCGATGTGCTCGACGACGCCGGGGTTCCCCGGGAAGGCCGGGGTCTTGCCGCGCTCGCAGAGAAATCGCTCAAACTCGCCGCGGACCGTTCGGCGCTGGCCCATCCGTATCTCACACCGCCATCACATACCCGTTGGGCCCGTGAGCTTCTGGGACCCGGCGCGATCATCGTCCCAGAGCAGAAGGTGGTGCTGACCACCGATCCCGATGAAGCTCGCGCGATTGGCCGTCAGGCCCTGGATCTGTACCTCGGCCTCACCAACTACCTCACCATGTTGGAGCGCTTCGCGGGCAGCAAGGAAGATCTGGTCAAACCCGGTAGCGACAAGCTGGTGGATTCCCTCGTCGCTTACGGCACGCCCGAACAGATCGCGGCCCGGCTGCAGGAGCATCGGGATGCCGGGGCCACCCAAGTGGCCATCCAGGTACTGGGCGATCCCGCCAAACGTGCTGAGACGCTAAGTGTTTTGGCCCGCGGGCTGGGTCTCTAG
- the ffh gene encoding signal recognition particle protein — translation MFESLSDRLTDALAGLRGKGRLSDADIDATCRTIRLALLEADVALPVVRTFIGRIKERAKGAEVSGALNPAQQVVKIVNEELIGILGGETRQLAFAKTPPTVVMLAGLQGAGKTTLAGKLAKWLKGQGHTPLLVACDLQRPGAVNQLQVVAERAGVSVYAPHPGAAPGGLEVGSLVGDPVAVARDGLAHAKAQHFDVVLVDTAGRLGIDAELMDQAARIRDAVDPDEVLFVLDAMIGQDAVSTAEAFRAGVGFTGVVLTKLDGDARGGAALSVREITGTPILFASTGEKLEDFDVFHPDRMASRILGMGDLLSLIEQAEQHFDAEQSLAAAEKITSGELTLEDFLEQMLAIRKMGPIGNLLGMLPGAGQMKDALAAVDDKQLDRVQAIIRGMTPAERTDPKIINASRRLRIANGSGVAVSEVNQLVDRFFEARKMMSSMAGRMGMGAINRKSNRKGGKNTKKGKKGSRGPTQPKIRGGFPGMPPGMPAGFPDLSGMPEGLGELPPGLADIDISKLKFPKN, via the coding sequence GTGTTTGAATCGCTGTCTGACCGGTTGACCGATGCCCTTGCTGGCCTACGGGGCAAGGGACGTCTGTCCGACGCCGATATCGACGCGACCTGCCGGACCATCCGGCTGGCGCTGCTGGAAGCCGATGTCGCGCTGCCCGTGGTGCGTACCTTCATCGGGCGCATCAAGGAACGCGCCAAGGGCGCCGAGGTGTCCGGCGCGCTGAACCCGGCGCAGCAGGTCGTCAAGATCGTCAACGAGGAGCTCATCGGCATCCTCGGCGGGGAAACCCGTCAGCTGGCGTTCGCCAAGACTCCGCCGACCGTGGTCATGCTCGCCGGTCTGCAAGGTGCCGGTAAGACGACCCTTGCCGGCAAGCTCGCGAAATGGCTTAAGGGGCAAGGGCATACCCCGCTTCTGGTGGCCTGCGACCTGCAGCGCCCGGGCGCGGTGAACCAGTTGCAGGTGGTCGCTGAGCGCGCCGGGGTTTCCGTTTACGCGCCGCATCCGGGTGCTGCGCCCGGCGGGCTGGAGGTCGGCTCGCTGGTCGGCGATCCGGTCGCTGTGGCCCGCGACGGCCTGGCCCACGCCAAGGCTCAGCACTTCGACGTGGTGCTCGTCGACACCGCCGGCCGTCTCGGTATCGACGCCGAATTGATGGACCAGGCCGCGCGGATCCGCGACGCCGTCGATCCCGACGAGGTGCTTTTCGTCCTCGACGCCATGATCGGTCAGGACGCGGTGAGCACCGCCGAGGCCTTCCGTGCGGGTGTCGGATTCACCGGTGTCGTCTTGACCAAGCTCGACGGCGACGCCCGTGGTGGTGCCGCGCTTTCGGTACGCGAGATCACCGGCACCCCGATCCTGTTCGCGTCGACCGGCGAAAAGCTTGAGGACTTCGACGTCTTCCACCCCGACCGGATGGCGAGCCGCATCCTGGGCATGGGCGACCTGCTGTCCCTCATCGAGCAGGCCGAGCAGCATTTCGATGCCGAGCAGTCCCTGGCCGCCGCCGAAAAGATCACCTCCGGAGAACTCACGCTCGAGGATTTCCTGGAGCAGATGCTCGCGATCCGCAAGATGGGCCCCATCGGCAACCTGTTGGGCATGCTGCCCGGCGCCGGGCAGATGAAGGATGCGTTGGCCGCCGTCGATGACAAGCAGCTCGACAGGGTGCAGGCCATCATTCGCGGAATGACGCCCGCCGAACGAACCGACCCGAAGATCATCAACGCCTCGCGGCGACTGCGGATCGCCAACGGTTCCGGGGTCGCGGTCTCGGAGGTCAATCAGCTGGTGGACCGCTTCTTCGAGGCGCGCAAGATGATGTCGTCGATGGCGGGCCGTATGGGTATGGGCGCCATCAACCGCAAGAGCAACCGCAAGGGCGGTAAGAACACCAAGAAGGGCAAGAAGGGTTCACGGGGGCCCACACAGCCGAAGATCCGGGGCGGATTCCCCGGTATGCCCCCGGGCATGCCGGCAGGGTTCCCAGACCTCTCCGGGATGCCCGAGGGCCTCGGCGAGCTGCCTCCCGGTCTGGCCGATATCGACATCTCGAAGCTGAAGTTCCCCAAGAACTGA
- the fni gene encoding type 2 isopentenyl-diphosphate Delta-isomerase, whose amino-acid sequence MQYVTRTTGLERLDLPYMALPNTSLAGVDLSTEFLGKRLAAPVLIGAMTGGAKLSGTINRNLAAAAQELGIGMMLGSQRVMLVDPDSAATFAVREVAPDILLIGNIGLAQLGNTAAAAQLNDLVQRVGADALAVHTNPLQEAVQPDGDTDFTGQVYRLAELTHEVEFPVLLKEVGHGISGAAARRLGGCRLAAIDVAGAGGTSWARVEQFVRFGAITSPDLAEWGIPTADALIEVHAELPHLPLVGSGGIRTGMDAAKAIALGASAVSVALPLLAPAVQSPQAVIAWLEQFLDELRIAMHCADVNTIAQLQRVSLRPRSSPR is encoded by the coding sequence GTGCAGTACGTCACCCGAACCACGGGACTGGAAAGACTCGACCTGCCTTATATGGCGTTGCCCAATACCAGCCTCGCCGGGGTTGACCTGTCCACCGAGTTTCTGGGCAAGCGGTTGGCCGCTCCTGTTCTCATCGGAGCGATGACCGGCGGCGCGAAACTTTCGGGCACCATCAATCGCAACCTCGCGGCCGCCGCCCAAGAGCTGGGCATCGGCATGATGCTCGGTTCGCAACGGGTCATGCTGGTCGACCCCGACAGCGCCGCGACGTTCGCGGTGCGAGAGGTAGCACCCGACATCCTGCTGATCGGCAACATCGGGCTGGCACAGCTCGGCAACACCGCGGCCGCCGCGCAGCTCAACGACCTGGTGCAGCGGGTTGGGGCGGACGCGCTGGCGGTGCACACCAATCCGCTGCAGGAGGCCGTGCAGCCCGACGGCGATACCGATTTCACCGGTCAGGTGTACCGGCTCGCCGAGCTGACCCACGAGGTCGAATTTCCGGTGCTCCTCAAGGAGGTCGGCCATGGCATCAGTGGGGCGGCAGCGCGCCGCCTCGGCGGATGCCGTCTTGCGGCCATCGACGTCGCCGGCGCGGGCGGCACGTCCTGGGCCCGGGTGGAGCAGTTCGTCAGGTTCGGCGCCATCACCTCACCCGACCTCGCCGAATGGGGTATCCCGACAGCCGATGCGCTCATCGAGGTTCATGCCGAGCTGCCGCATCTGCCCCTCGTCGGTTCGGGCGGCATACGTACCGGGATGGACGCTGCCAAGGCGATCGCGCTGGGCGCGAGCGCCGTGTCGGTAGCACTCCCCCTCCTGGCACCCGCGGTGCAATCGCCGCAGGCAGTGATCGCCTGGCTCGAACAATTCCTCGACGAGCTGCGCATCGCCATGCACTGTGCCGATGTCAACACGATCGCCCAGCTGCAGCGAGTTTCACTGCGTCCCCGTTCAAGCCCCCGCTAA
- a CDS encoding protein disulfide oxidoreductase: MNIQFGGRNKFRAVARTLAVTVAVLLISAGIVRAPVARADSLLDFTGTTVSGAPFNGASLKGKPVVLWFWAAYCPFCNGEGPHVSAVSAANPRVTFVGISGRGSVGEMEGFISRYNLHFTNLNDADGSLWRQFGVPWQPAYLFINSNGTSDFANNPTSSMSEQELSDRVKALT; the protein is encoded by the coding sequence ATGAATATCCAATTCGGGGGACGTAACAAGTTTCGGGCCGTGGCGCGGACCCTTGCGGTCACCGTCGCTGTGTTGTTGATATCGGCCGGCATCGTCCGGGCGCCCGTGGCGCGAGCCGACTCCCTGCTCGATTTCACCGGCACCACCGTCTCGGGCGCGCCCTTCAACGGTGCCAGCCTCAAGGGCAAGCCGGTCGTGCTGTGGTTCTGGGCCGCGTACTGCCCGTTCTGCAACGGCGAGGGACCGCATGTGAGTGCGGTATCGGCGGCTAACCCCCGTGTCACCTTCGTCGGCATCTCCGGCCGCGGTTCGGTGGGAGAAATGGAGGGATTCATTTCGCGCTACAACCTTCACTTCACCAACCTCAATGACGCCGACGGTTCGTTGTGGCGGCAGTTCGGTGTGCCCTGGCAGCCGGCCTACCTGTTCATCAACTCCAACGGCACCTCGGACTTTGCGAACAACCCGACATCGTCGATGTCCGAACAGGAGCTCAGCGACCGGGTGAAGGCACTGACCTGA